Proteins co-encoded in one Pseudomonas beijingensis genomic window:
- the uvrB gene encoding excinuclease ABC subunit UvrB: MSEFQLVTRFQPAGDQPEAIRLMVEGIEAGLAHQTLLGVTGSGKTFSIANVIAQIQRPTLVLAPNKTLAAQLYGEFKAFFPNNAVEYFVSYYDYYQPEAYVPSSDTFIEKDASINDHIEQMRLSATKALLERKDAIIVTTVSCIYGLGSPETYLKMVLHVDRGDKLDQRALLRRLADLQYTRNDMDFARATFRVRGDVIDIYPAESDLEAIRIELFDDEVESISAFDPLTGEVIRKLPRFTFYPKSHYVTPRETLLDAIEGIKVELQERLEYLRSNNKLVEAQRLEQRTRFDLEMILELGYCNGIENYSRYLSGRPAGAPPPTLYDYLPADALLVIDESHVSVPQVGAMYKGDRSRKETLVEYGFRLPSALDNRPMRFDEWESVSPQTIFVSATPGNYEAEHAGRVVEQVVRPTGLVDPQVEVRPALTQVDDLLSEISKRVAVEERVLVTTLTKRMAEDLTDYLADHGVRVRYLHSDIDTVERVEIIRDLRLGTFDVLVGINLLREGLDMPEVSLVAILDADKEGFLRSERSLIQTIGRAARNLNGRAILYADRITGSMERAIGETERRRDKQIAFNLANGITPKGVFKDVADIMEGATVPGSRSKKRKGMAKAAEESARYEAELRSPSEITKRIRQLEEKMYQLARDLEFEAAAQLRDEIGKLRERLLAV; the protein is encoded by the coding sequence ATGTCTGAATTCCAGCTAGTCACCCGCTTCCAGCCCGCCGGCGATCAGCCGGAAGCCATCCGCCTGATGGTCGAAGGCATCGAGGCCGGGCTGGCGCACCAGACGTTGCTCGGTGTGACCGGCTCGGGCAAGACCTTCAGCATTGCCAACGTGATCGCCCAGATTCAGCGCCCGACCCTGGTACTGGCGCCGAACAAGACCCTGGCGGCGCAGCTGTACGGTGAGTTCAAGGCGTTTTTCCCGAACAACGCCGTGGAGTACTTCGTTTCCTACTACGACTACTATCAGCCCGAGGCCTACGTGCCGTCGTCGGACACCTTCATCGAGAAGGATGCCTCGATCAACGACCACATCGAACAGATGCGCCTGTCGGCGACCAAGGCGTTGCTCGAGCGTAAGGACGCGATCATTGTCACCACGGTGTCGTGCATCTATGGCTTGGGCAGCCCGGAAACCTACCTGAAGATGGTGCTGCACGTGGACCGCGGCGACAAACTCGACCAGCGCGCCTTGCTGCGTCGCCTGGCGGACTTGCAGTACACCCGCAACGACATGGACTTCGCCCGGGCGACGTTCCGGGTGCGCGGCGATGTGATCGACATCTACCCCGCGGAATCGGACCTGGAAGCGATCCGCATCGAGCTGTTCGACGATGAAGTGGAGAGCATTTCGGCGTTCGACCCGCTGACCGGTGAAGTGATCCGCAAGTTGCCGCGCTTCACCTTCTACCCCAAGAGCCACTACGTGACGCCCCGGGAAACCCTGCTGGACGCCATCGAAGGGATCAAGGTCGAGTTGCAGGAGCGCCTGGAATACCTGCGTTCGAACAACAAACTGGTGGAAGCCCAGCGCCTGGAGCAACGGACCCGGTTCGACCTGGAGATGATCCTGGAGCTGGGCTACTGCAACGGCATCGAAAACTACTCGCGCTACCTGTCGGGTCGCCCGGCGGGGGCGCCGCCGCCGACCTTGTATGACTATTTGCCGGCCGATGCCTTGCTGGTGATTGACGAATCCCACGTCAGCGTGCCCCAGGTCGGCGCCATGTACAAAGGCGACCGTTCGCGCAAGGAAACCCTGGTGGAATACGGTTTCCGCCTGCCCTCGGCGCTGGATAACCGGCCAATGCGCTTCGACGAATGGGAAAGCGTCAGCCCGCAGACGATTTTTGTCTCGGCCACCCCCGGCAACTACGAAGCCGAACATGCCGGCCGGGTGGTCGAGCAAGTGGTACGCCCGACCGGGCTGGTGGACCCGCAAGTCGAGGTGCGTCCGGCGTTGACCCAGGTCGATGACCTGCTCTCGGAAATCAGCAAGCGCGTGGCGGTGGAGGAGCGGGTGCTGGTCACCACGCTGACCAAGCGCATGGCCGAAGATCTCACCGATTACCTGGCCGATCATGGCGTGCGGGTGCGTTACCTGCACTCGGACATCGACACGGTGGAGCGGGTCGAGATCATCCGCGACCTGCGCCTGGGCACCTTCGATGTGCTGGTGGGCATCAACCTGCTGCGCGAAGGCCTGGACATGCCGGAAGTGTCGCTGGTGGCGATTCTCGACGCCGACAAGGAAGGTTTCCTGCGTTCCGAGCGCTCGTTGATCCAGACCATCGGTCGCGCGGCGCGTAACCTCAACGGCCGGGCGATTCTGTATGCCGATCGCATCACCGGCTCCATGGAGCGGGCCATCGGCGAGACCGAGCGTCGTCGCGACAAGCAGATCGCCTTCAACCTGGCCAACGGCATCACCCCCAAGGGCGTGTTCAAGGACGTCGCCGACATCATGGAAGGCGCCACCGTGCCCGGCTCGCGCAGCAAGAAGCGCAAGGGCATGGCCAAGGCCGCCGAAGAGAGCGCCCGCTACGAGGCCGAACTGCGCTCGCCGAGCGAAATCACCAAGCGTATCCGGCAACTGGAAGAGAAAATGTACCAGCTGGCCCGGGACCTGGAGTTCGAGGCTGCGGCGCAGTTGCGTGATGAGATTGGCAAGTTGCGCGAGCGGTTGCTGGCTGTCTGA
- the gltX gene encoding glutamate--tRNA ligase, which produces MTTVRTRIAPSPTGDPHVGTAYIALFNYCFAKQHGGEFILRIEDTDQLRSTRESEQQIFDALRWLGIDWSEGPDVGGPHGPYRQSERGDIYQQYCQQLVDMGHAFPCFCTAEELDQMRAEQMARGETPRYDGRALLLSKEEVARRLAAGEPHVIRMKVPSEGVCVVPDMLRGDVEIPWDRMDMQVLMKTDGLPTYFLANVVDDHLMGITHVLRGEEWLPSAPKLILLYEYFGWEQPQLCYMPLLRNPDKSKLSKRKNPTSVTFYERMGFMPEAMLNYLGRMGWSMPDEREKFSLQEMVEHFDLSRVSLGGPIFDIEKLSWLNGQWLRDLPVEEFAARVQKWALNPEYMMKIAPHVQGRVETFSQIAPLAGFFFAGGVTPDAKLFESKKLSGDQVRQLMQLILWKLESLRQWEKDSITATIQAVVESLELKLRDAMPLMFAAITGQASSVSVLDAMEILGPDLTRFRLRQAIDLLGGVSKKENKEWEKLLGAIA; this is translated from the coding sequence ATGACCACCGTCCGCACCCGCATCGCGCCTTCGCCCACTGGCGATCCCCATGTCGGCACCGCTTACATCGCTTTGTTCAACTATTGCTTTGCCAAGCAGCATGGCGGCGAGTTCATCCTGCGGATCGAGGACACCGACCAGTTGCGTTCGACCCGCGAGTCCGAACAGCAAATCTTCGATGCCCTGCGCTGGTTGGGGATCGACTGGAGCGAAGGCCCGGACGTCGGCGGCCCGCACGGTCCGTACCGCCAGAGTGAGCGCGGCGATATCTACCAGCAGTATTGCCAGCAACTGGTGGACATGGGGCATGCGTTCCCATGTTTCTGCACCGCCGAAGAGCTGGACCAGATGCGCGCCGAGCAAATGGCTCGCGGTGAAACCCCGCGCTACGATGGCCGGGCGCTGCTGCTGTCCAAGGAAGAAGTCGCCCGTCGCCTGGCCGCTGGCGAGCCCCATGTGATCCGCATGAAAGTGCCGAGCGAAGGCGTCTGCGTGGTGCCGGACATGCTGCGTGGCGATGTCGAGATCCCGTGGGATCGCATGGACATGCAAGTCCTGATGAAGACCGACGGCTTGCCGACGTACTTCCTGGCCAACGTGGTCGATGATCACCTAATGGGCATCACACACGTCTTGCGCGGCGAAGAATGGCTGCCGTCGGCGCCGAAACTGATCCTGCTCTACGAATACTTCGGCTGGGAACAACCGCAGCTGTGCTACATGCCGCTGCTGCGTAACCCGGACAAGAGCAAGCTGTCCAAGCGCAAGAACCCGACCTCGGTGACGTTCTACGAGCGCATGGGCTTCATGCCCGAGGCGATGCTCAACTACCTGGGGCGCATGGGCTGGTCGATGCCGGACGAGCGTGAGAAGTTCTCGCTGCAGGAAATGGTCGAGCACTTCGATCTGTCACGCGTCTCCCTGGGTGGGCCGATCTTCGACATCGAGAAGTTGTCGTGGCTCAACGGCCAGTGGCTGCGGGACCTGCCGGTGGAGGAGTTCGCCGCTCGTGTGCAGAAGTGGGCGTTGAACCCTGAGTACATGATGAAGATCGCTCCCCACGTGCAGGGCAGGGTAGAGACCTTCAGCCAGATCGCCCCGCTGGCCGGCTTCTTCTTTGCCGGTGGCGTGACGCCGGACGCGAAGCTGTTCGAATCCAAGAAGCTCTCCGGCGACCAGGTGCGCCAGTTGATGCAACTGATCCTGTGGAAGCTCGAAAGCCTGCGTCAGTGGGAGAAGGACAGCATCACCGCGACCATCCAGGCCGTGGTCGAGTCCCTGGAGCTGAAATTGCGCGATGCCATGCCGCTGATGTTCGCCGCCATTACCGGTCAGGCCAGCTCGGTGTCGGTGCTCGATGCGATGGAAATCCTCGGGCCGGACCTGACCCGTTTCCGCCTGCGCCAGGCCATCGATCTGCTCGGTGGCGTGTCGAAGAAGGAGAACAAGGAGTGGGAAAAACTGCTGGGCGCGATCGCGTAA
- a CDS encoding alpha/beta fold hydrolase, with translation MDRLSWIRSVNGTLGWVAPHLVAKQMRSLFMRPRNLPPRDWELPLLATSERITLRFGLSALRWGKGPAVLLMHGWEGRPTQFAALITALVDAGYMVVALDGPAHGRSPGREANVLLFARAMLEAAAELPPLQAVIGHSMGGASALLAVQLGLRTETLVSIAAPARILGVLRGFSRMMGLPPKARSAFIRQVESDVGMPASKMDVAHYQLDVPGLIVHAEDDTSVSVKESQLIHEAWFDSRLLRLPQGGHQRVLADPRVIDGVLSLLAGRSLQARQSA, from the coding sequence ATGGACAGGTTGAGCTGGATTCGTAGTGTCAATGGCACGCTTGGCTGGGTGGCTCCGCACCTGGTGGCGAAGCAGATGCGTTCGTTGTTCATGCGCCCTCGGAACTTGCCGCCGCGAGATTGGGAGCTGCCGTTGCTGGCGACGTCCGAACGTATCACCTTACGCTTCGGTCTCTCGGCCTTGCGCTGGGGCAAAGGTCCGGCGGTCTTGTTGATGCACGGTTGGGAAGGGCGGCCGACCCAGTTCGCGGCGCTGATCACGGCCTTGGTGGATGCCGGTTACATGGTGGTGGCGCTGGACGGCCCGGCTCATGGTCGCTCGCCGGGTCGTGAGGCGAATGTCCTGTTGTTCGCCAGGGCCATGCTCGAAGCCGCCGCCGAGTTGCCGCCGTTGCAGGCCGTGATCGGGCACTCCATGGGCGGCGCCAGTGCCCTGTTGGCCGTCCAGTTGGGGTTGCGTACCGAGACGTTGGTCAGCATCGCCGCGCCCGCTCGCATTCTTGGGGTGCTGCGCGGTTTCTCCCGGATGATGGGCCTGCCGCCCAAGGCGCGTTCGGCCTTCATTCGCCAGGTAGAAAGCGATGTGGGCATGCCGGCCTCGAAGATGGACGTGGCGCATTATCAACTGGACGTGCCGGGGTTGATCGTCCATGCCGAGGACGACACGTCGGTTTCGGTCAAGGAGTCGCAGTTGATTCATGAGGCGTGGTTCGACAGTCGGCTGCTGCGACTGCCACAGGGCGGGCATCAGCGGGTGCTGGCCGATCCTCGTGTGATTGATGGGGTGTTATCACTGCTGGCCGGTCGCAGCCTGCAAGCGCGGCAATCGGCTTGA
- a CDS encoding TetR/AcrR family transcriptional regulator, with protein sequence MSDKKAQTRERILKAASDALIQRGPAEPSVGEVMGAAGLTVGGFYAHFESKDALMLEAFKQLLNRRRGLIADMDGELTGEERRALVAAFYLSRKHRDCTEQACPIPASVGELGRLPEAFREVLNEHIELMVAQLAASPEDADKALADIALMVGGLALARALGPGELSDRLLRAAKSAVR encoded by the coding sequence ATGAGCGATAAAAAGGCACAAACCCGTGAACGCATTCTCAAGGCCGCCAGCGATGCGCTGATTCAGCGTGGGCCGGCAGAGCCGAGCGTGGGCGAGGTGATGGGCGCGGCCGGGCTGACGGTGGGCGGTTTTTACGCCCATTTCGAAAGCAAGGATGCCTTGATGTTGGAGGCCTTCAAGCAATTGCTCAATCGGCGCCGCGGCTTGATCGCCGATATGGACGGCGAGCTGACAGGCGAAGAACGGCGCGCCCTGGTTGCCGCGTTCTATCTGTCGCGAAAGCACCGCGATTGCACCGAGCAAGCCTGCCCGATCCCGGCGTCGGTCGGCGAACTCGGGCGGCTGCCGGAGGCGTTTCGTGAGGTGCTCAATGAGCATATCGAGTTGATGGTCGCGCAGTTGGCGGCCAGCCCGGAGGACGCCGACAAGGCTTTGGCCGACATCGCCTTGATGGTGGGTGGCCTGGCCCTGGCGCGGGCATTGGGCCCGGGAGAGTTATCGGATCGTTTGCTGCGCGCCGCCAAGTCGGCGGTGCGTTGA